Proteins from a genomic interval of Scophthalmus maximus strain ysfricsl-2021 chromosome 22, ASM2237912v1, whole genome shotgun sequence:
- the snx10a gene encoding sorting nexin-10A isoform X1 has product MDSMLKNLSRTEFISVCVRDPRLHKDDLWHTHVDYEICLHTNSMCFRKKTSGVRRRYSEFVWLRHCLEQNALIIELPKLPPWNPFFSLRNTEQVSQRMKGLEEFLESVLQTPFLLSDSRLHLFLQSELSITKIARCVLGKTRYTVAEAIQRCNRDYMSRLEDKGSCDSDCESSSSSSGLGLSVDTHVRISPVPFFES; this is encoded by the exons ATGGACAGTATGCTAAAGAATCTCTCAAGAACT GAGTTTATCAGCGTTTGTGTTCGGGATCCAAGGCTCCATAAAGATGACCTCTGGCACACGCATGTCGACTACGAGATCTGTTTACAC accAATAGCATGTGTTTTCGAAAGAAGACTTCCGGTGTGAGGAGACGTTACAGTGAATTTGTTTGGCTGCGTCATTGTCTGGAACAGAACGCTCTGATCAT TGAATTACCAAAGTTGCCCCCCTGGAACCCGTTCTTCAGTCTGAGGAACACGGAACAGGTCTCACAGAGGATGAAGGGCTTGGAAGAGTTCTTGGAAAG TGTTCTTCAAACACCGTTCTTGTTATCAGACAGTCGGCTCCATCTGTTCCTCCAGTCCGAACTCAGCATCACAAAGATCGCAAGGTGTGTTCTCGGTAAGACCAGGTACACGGTGGCCGAAGCCATACAGCGTTGCAACAGAGATTACATGAGTAGATTAGAGGACAAGGGCTCCTGCGACTCTGACTGCGAAAG CAGCTCTTCATCGTCAGGTTTGGGACTAAGTGTGGACACTCATGTGCGCATTAGCCCGGTCCCCTTCTTCGAGTCCTGA
- the snx10a gene encoding sorting nexin-10A isoform X2 produces MDSMLKNLSRTEFISVCVRDPRLHKDDLWHTHVDYEICLHTNSMCFRKKTSGVRRRYSEFVWLRHCLEQNALIIELPKLPPWNPFFSLRNTEQVSQRMKGLEEFLESVLQTPFLLSDSRLHLFLQSELSITKIARCVLGKTRYTVAEAIQRCNRDYMSRLEDKGSCDSDCESSSSSGLGLSVDTHVRISPVPFFES; encoded by the exons ATGGACAGTATGCTAAAGAATCTCTCAAGAACT GAGTTTATCAGCGTTTGTGTTCGGGATCCAAGGCTCCATAAAGATGACCTCTGGCACACGCATGTCGACTACGAGATCTGTTTACAC accAATAGCATGTGTTTTCGAAAGAAGACTTCCGGTGTGAGGAGACGTTACAGTGAATTTGTTTGGCTGCGTCATTGTCTGGAACAGAACGCTCTGATCAT TGAATTACCAAAGTTGCCCCCCTGGAACCCGTTCTTCAGTCTGAGGAACACGGAACAGGTCTCACAGAGGATGAAGGGCTTGGAAGAGTTCTTGGAAAG TGTTCTTCAAACACCGTTCTTGTTATCAGACAGTCGGCTCCATCTGTTCCTCCAGTCCGAACTCAGCATCACAAAGATCGCAAGGTGTGTTCTCGGTAAGACCAGGTACACGGTGGCCGAAGCCATACAGCGTTGCAACAGAGATTACATGAGTAGATTAGAGGACAAGGGCTCCTGCGACTCTGACTGCGAAAG CTCTTCATCGTCAGGTTTGGGACTAAGTGTGGACACTCATGTGCGCATTAGCCCGGTCCCCTTCTTCGAGTCCTGA
- the cbx3a gene encoding chromobox protein homolog 3a isoform X4 yields the protein MGKKQTIKGKKDSQETQEEPEEFVVEKVLDQRLVNGKVEFFLKWKGFTDADNTWEPEENLDCPELISAFLEAQKTITEKPAPMKRKASTDEPETEAKKKDVAEKPRGFARNLDPERIIGATDSSGELMFLMKWKDSDEADLVPAREANTRCPQVVISFYEERLTWHSCPEDESQ from the exons ATGGGCAAGAAGCAGACTATCAAGGGAAAGAAGGATtcacaggagacacaggagGAACCCGAAGAATTTGTGGTGGAGAAAGTATTGGACCAGCGACTTGTCAACGGCAAAGTAGAATTCTTCTTGAAGTGGAAAGGATTTACAGA TGCTGACAACACCTGGGAGCCAGAAGAGAACCTCGACTGTCCCGAGCTGATCTCAGCATTTTTGGAGGCGCAGAAGACCATCACAGAGAAGCCTGCTCCGATGAAGAGGAAGGCATCAACAGACGAGCCAGAGactgaggcaaagaaaaaagatgtg GCTGAGAAACCGCGGGGCTTTGCTCGGAACCTTGATCCGGAACGGATCATCGGCGCAACAGACAGTAGCGGGGAGTTGATGTTCTTGATGAAATG GAAAGACTCTGACGAAGCAGACTTGGTTCCAGCCCGTGAGGCGAACACTCGGTGCCCTCAGGTGGTCATTTCCTTCTATGAGGAGAGACTGACATGGCATTCCTGTCCCGAGGACGAATCCCAGTAG
- the cbx3a gene encoding chromobox protein homolog 3a isoform X3: MNSTEMGKKQTIKGKKDSQETQEEPEEFVVEKVLDQRLVNGKVEFFLKWKGFTDADNTWEPEENLDCPELISAFLEAQKTITEKPAPMKRKASTDEPETEAKKKDVAEKPRGFARNLDPERIIGATDSSGELMFLMKWKDSDEADLVPAREANTRCPQVVISFYEERLTWHSCPEDESQ; this comes from the exons ATGAAC AGCACAGAAATGGGCAAGAAGCAGACTATCAAGGGAAAGAAGGATtcacaggagacacaggagGAACCCGAAGAATTTGTGGTGGAGAAAGTATTGGACCAGCGACTTGTCAACGGCAAAGTAGAATTCTTCTTGAAGTGGAAAGGATTTACAGA TGCTGACAACACCTGGGAGCCAGAAGAGAACCTCGACTGTCCCGAGCTGATCTCAGCATTTTTGGAGGCGCAGAAGACCATCACAGAGAAGCCTGCTCCGATGAAGAGGAAGGCATCAACAGACGAGCCAGAGactgaggcaaagaaaaaagatgtg GCTGAGAAACCGCGGGGCTTTGCTCGGAACCTTGATCCGGAACGGATCATCGGCGCAACAGACAGTAGCGGGGAGTTGATGTTCTTGATGAAATG GAAAGACTCTGACGAAGCAGACTTGGTTCCAGCCCGTGAGGCGAACACTCGGTGCCCTCAGGTGGTCATTTCCTTCTATGAGGAGAGACTGACATGGCATTCCTGTCCCGAGGACGAATCCCAGTAG
- the cbx3a gene encoding chromobox protein homolog 3a isoform X2, translated as MPPPLASTEMGKKQTIKGKKDSQETQEEPEEFVVEKVLDQRLVNGKVEFFLKWKGFTDADNTWEPEENLDCPELISAFLEAQKTITEKPAPMKRKASTDEPETEAKKKDVAEKPRGFARNLDPERIIGATDSSGELMFLMKWKDSDEADLVPAREANTRCPQVVISFYEERLTWHSCPEDESQ; from the exons ATGCCCCCGCCACTGGCC AGCACAGAAATGGGCAAGAAGCAGACTATCAAGGGAAAGAAGGATtcacaggagacacaggagGAACCCGAAGAATTTGTGGTGGAGAAAGTATTGGACCAGCGACTTGTCAACGGCAAAGTAGAATTCTTCTTGAAGTGGAAAGGATTTACAGA TGCTGACAACACCTGGGAGCCAGAAGAGAACCTCGACTGTCCCGAGCTGATCTCAGCATTTTTGGAGGCGCAGAAGACCATCACAGAGAAGCCTGCTCCGATGAAGAGGAAGGCATCAACAGACGAGCCAGAGactgaggcaaagaaaaaagatgtg GCTGAGAAACCGCGGGGCTTTGCTCGGAACCTTGATCCGGAACGGATCATCGGCGCAACAGACAGTAGCGGGGAGTTGATGTTCTTGATGAAATG GAAAGACTCTGACGAAGCAGACTTGGTTCCAGCCCGTGAGGCGAACACTCGGTGCCCTCAGGTGGTCATTTCCTTCTATGAGGAGAGACTGACATGGCATTCCTGTCCCGAGGACGAATCCCAGTAG
- the cbx3a gene encoding chromobox protein homolog 3a isoform X1 encodes MKRSKEPRGAKSTEMGKKQTIKGKKDSQETQEEPEEFVVEKVLDQRLVNGKVEFFLKWKGFTDADNTWEPEENLDCPELISAFLEAQKTITEKPAPMKRKASTDEPETEAKKKDVAEKPRGFARNLDPERIIGATDSSGELMFLMKWKDSDEADLVPAREANTRCPQVVISFYEERLTWHSCPEDESQ; translated from the exons ATGAAACGCAGCAAAGAACCACGCGGCGCAAAG AGCACAGAAATGGGCAAGAAGCAGACTATCAAGGGAAAGAAGGATtcacaggagacacaggagGAACCCGAAGAATTTGTGGTGGAGAAAGTATTGGACCAGCGACTTGTCAACGGCAAAGTAGAATTCTTCTTGAAGTGGAAAGGATTTACAGA TGCTGACAACACCTGGGAGCCAGAAGAGAACCTCGACTGTCCCGAGCTGATCTCAGCATTTTTGGAGGCGCAGAAGACCATCACAGAGAAGCCTGCTCCGATGAAGAGGAAGGCATCAACAGACGAGCCAGAGactgaggcaaagaaaaaagatgtg GCTGAGAAACCGCGGGGCTTTGCTCGGAACCTTGATCCGGAACGGATCATCGGCGCAACAGACAGTAGCGGGGAGTTGATGTTCTTGATGAAATG GAAAGACTCTGACGAAGCAGACTTGGTTCCAGCCCGTGAGGCGAACACTCGGTGCCCTCAGGTGGTCATTTCCTTCTATGAGGAGAGACTGACATGGCATTCCTGTCCCGAGGACGAATCCCAGTAG